Proteins encoded in a region of the Raphanus sativus cultivar WK10039 chromosome 8, ASM80110v3, whole genome shotgun sequence genome:
- the LOC108820063 gene encoding uncharacterized protein LOC108820063, translated as MNGGRVLASGENRVLTSDDQDATMMDLGEGARPLGEPPDVRASYASKVASTNGGGMPIPENLLDDTFVSERLRVEFPNGEDGEPSITIEAEVLEAMNGVWKQCMIVRVLGRNVAIAALSKKLRELWNPKGEMYVMDLPHQFFMVRFERENEYLAALSGGPWRAFSSYLMVRAWSPDFDPLRDDIITTPVWFRLSNIPLNFYHRSILMGIAKGLGSPVRVYPLQEK; from the coding sequence ATGAACGGCGGTAGGGTTTTGGCGAGTGGCGAAAATAGGGTTTTGACGTCGGACGATCAAGATGCGACCATGATGGATCTGGGAGAGGGGGCGAGACCATTGGGAGAACCACCAGACGTGAGGGCTTCGTATGCATCTAAGGTAGCGAGTACGAATGGAGGAGGTATGCCAATACCGGAAAACTTACTTGACGATACTTTTGTGTCGGAGAGGCTTCGTGTGGAGTTTCCGAatggagaagatggagaacCATCCATTACGATTGAGGCTGAGGTGTTGGAGGCGATGAATGGGGTGTGGAAGCAGTGTATGATTGTTAGGGTGTTGGGAAGAAACGTTGCGATTGCTGCCTTGAGTAAGAAGTTACGAGAGCTATGGAACCCGAAAGGTGAAATGTACGTAATGGATCTACCCCATCAGTTTTTCATGGTGCGTTTCGAAAGGGAGAATGAATACTTGGCGGCACTGTCAGGGGGTCCATGGAGGGCCTTTAGCAGTTACCTCATGGTGAGAGCTTGGTCGCCGGATTTTGATCCTTTAAGAGATGACATCATTACGACACCGGTCTGGTTCAGACTATCGAATATTCCATTAAACTTTTATCACAGATCGATTCTCATGGGGATTGCTAAGGGTTTGGGTTCGCCAGTTCGGGTAtatccactacaagaaaaatga